CTATCGTTTCCAATAGTTATCCCCCTCTAATAGGCAGGTTACCTACGCGTTACTCACCCGTTCGCAACTCACAGTCTATGGTGTAGCAAGCTACGGTATAAACTGTGCGTCCTACTTGCATGTATTAGGCACGCCGCCAGCGTTCGTCCTGAGCCAGGATCAAACTCTCATATAAAGTTTGAGCTCTCACTCATTTCTGTCACTGACAGATTTATTGTTTCTTCTTAATGTTTGACGGACTGTCTTTAAACAGTCGCCTGCACATTGGTTCGTCTTGTTCAGTTTTCAAAGGTCTTTGTCGCCACTCAAGCGACAACTATCTTAGTATATCACCTCCTCCTCTTCTTGTCAATACCTTTTTTCATCTTTTTTTATTTTTCTTGTTTTTTGTGACCTTTGAAAAAGAAAAGTTCTGACTTAGTTTAATCGCTATAGTCTTTTAAGTAGGCTCTTAATTCTCGAATCATCGCTTGGCGGCCTTTGAACCGTTCGTCGGCTAGTAAGCGCTCGTACTGTTCTTGTTTCTCTGGACTCAGTTGAGATTGGTAACTCTTTAGCTGGTCCCGGAGAATCACCAGTTCATCCAGATACAACTCTTTCAGGCTGAGCTTGTGACCAATCTCGCTCACTTCTTCATAAGCTTGTCGGTCGAGTTTGCGTTTTTGGCTTTCCTGTTTACGGAGGATGTCCAGGATATGATTGCGGAACTTGGTCTTATAGTAAACATAGAGCTGATGATCTTCTTCTACTAGCTGCGGATAGCGACTCACCAACTGATAGAGCACCAACATGCCCTCTTGTTCCCAATCGCTTAATTCCCACAGGTGGACATAATATTCCCTCCGACACTTCAGCACAATTCCTCTCACCTTGCCATATAACTCCTTGAACTCCATTTCCTTCTCCTTCCTTGCTCTTACCTCTTAAGGATAGCATGAAGGAGAACCCTTTGGTTTTCTTCTATCTATTTTTTATCTTAGTGCATCTCTTCTGGGTCTCGTGAGCAGCATCCCTGTCACTTCAGAGGTTTTCTGAAACTGTTCAGCGAAAAAAATTGAAAAAGAGAGAACGAAATTCGTCCTCTCAATTCTATATTCATTTCTTCTTAAAAATTATTCTATAACAAATTTACTTAAAATACCATTGATAAACTTGCTCGATTTTTCATCTGAGAATTTCTTAGATAGCTCAATTGCTTCATTGATTGCGACTAGTTGAGGGGTATCAAACTCTGTCATCTCAAACAATCCCAAGCGAAGAATATTTTTTTCTATCAATGTAAGACGTTCCAAAGTCCAACCTTCTTTTAGGTACTGGCTAAGCTTGTCATCCAACTCGTTTTTAGACTGTTCAACACCCATGACAAGGTTCAATAAAAAGGCTGGAATTTCCACATCAGAATCGTTTGTCATATCTTTATCATAGAGATATGCAAAACGACACGCTTCTACAATGTCTTTTTCATATTCCAAACTCATTAATGCTTGAAATGCACGTTCACGTAGTTCTCTTCTTGCTTCCAGTTGTACATCAGTCATTGAGGAAATCCTCATCGAACAAATCTTTTAAATCTGGTTTTGGTGTTTTTTCAGGCACAATACCCGCTACATGGATGTTCACTGCGGATAATTCAACTTCTGCCATATCAGAAACAGCACTTTTAACGGCTTTTTGAATAGCAACAGCTACTGCTGGAACCCCTACACCATATTCTAAATATAAATAAATGTCAACAGTTATTTCGCCGTCACTGGCGGTATGAAGATAGACGCCACGTCCTAAAGAGCGTTTTGCAAGGCTGTCAGACATGCTTTTATTTGCGAAAGAGTAAACACCGTCCACTTTAGCTGTTGCAATGGCAATAATTTTTTCTAAGACACGTGGTGCGATAACGATTTCGCCTAATTGTTCAGTTGCCATAACTTGTCCTTTCTTAAGACACAAAAACGTTCAGAAACCTAAATAACTTTTATCAGGCTCTGAGCCTATGTTTTATAGTAATTCAAGAACTTTTAGTTCTCAGCATAAATTATGCACGAGAAACGTAGGTTCCTTCTTGCGTATTGATAATCAATTTTTGTCCAACTTCGATAAAGTCCGGTACGTTGACCACAAGACCTGTTTCAAGAGTAGCAGGCTTACCAGAACCTGTCACCGTTGCTCCTTTAATAGAAGGTTGTGTATCTGTTACGACTAATTCTACAGTCGTTGGAACTGTAACACCGATAACTTCGCTTCCGTAAAATTGAATTTTCACTTCTGAATTTTCAAGAATAAATTTCAATTCTTGCTCTACATTTGCTACTGGGATTTCATATTGTTCAAATGACTCTGTATCCATGAAATAGGCTGTGTCGTCCATTTGGTATAAGTATTGTGCTGGGCGAGTTTCGATAATCGCTTGTTCAAATTTTTCTTCTGGGCGGTAAGTTGTATCAAAAGTTGAACCTGTGCGTACATCCCGTAATTTCATACGCATAACAGTATTCCCTTTACCTGGTTTATGGTGGCTTGCTTCAAGGACACGAATCAATTTTCCGTCCGTTGTTTCAAACGTCATACCAGCTTTCAGCTTACTTGCTTCAATCATTATTATTACCTCTTTTAAAATAGATTTCTCTTTATTTTATCATAAACATTGACAATTCTCAAATAACAATTAACTCTTTCGGTGCAAGCGTTAAAAGCTCACAGCCTGTGTCTGTGATGAGAATGTCATCTTCGATCCGCACACCGTATTTTCCGTCCAAATAAATACCTGGCTCATCTGTTAAGACCATACCTGCTTCAATCGGCTCAGAGGATTTCCCAAAATAAGGAATCTCATGAATATCAAGACCAATCCCATGCCCAATCCCGTGTGTGAAATATTGTCCGTAACCTGCATCGTTAATCACTTTACGCGGTACTTGATCAAACTCAATACGACTCACACCAGCTTTCGCCGCTTCAATCAGAGCTTGGTTGCTCCGTAATACAATATCGTAAATCTCGCGCTCTTCATCCGTCACATGACCAACATGAATAGTTCGCGTCATATCGCTAACATAGTGATTATAATAACAACCAAAATCCATTGTCAAGGTTTCACCTGTTTGGATGACCTTCTCGCTAGCTACTCCGTGCGGCATAGCAGAGCGATAACCTGATGCAATAATAAAGTCAAAAGAGGCTCCTGACGCGCCAAGCTGCCGCATGCGAGCATCTAAAAAGTTCATGACTTGTAGCTCCGTTGTTTGCCCCGGCTTGATAAAATCCAAGACATCTAGAAAGGCTTGGTCAGAAATTTGACAAGCTTTTCGAATCGTGGCAATTTCTCCTTCATCTTTGATCATGCGTAGATTTTCAATGAAAGCAGTCATTGCTGTCAGCTTATAATCTGAAAAAAGTTCTTCGAGAGTTTTGAAATAACGATAAGAAATTTCGTCATCAAATCCAATAGTCTTTATTTTATCATCTGCAATGATCTTCGCAATTTCTGACAAAGCATCACGTGTTTCGACAATATCAAAACCTTTTACCACACCTTTGGCAATCAAGGTATAGCGTGAATCGGTCAGAAAAATTCGGCGATTCTTGCTGATAAAAACAGTTGCTTCTGTTCCGCTAAAACCCGTCAGATAGTAAATATTCTTCAAATTGGTTACCAAGACAGCATCACGCTCTGTCTGTTTTAAGGCTACTTCAAATTTTTCAACTCTTGATAACATGAGAAAACCTCCGTAAAATGATTCAATTTATTATAGCAAAAAAATACCGAAAATAATACAATCTATATAGTTAGGATTAGATGAAATTGACATTTGAAAGCGCTAAATGTACAATTAATGTATAATTTTTGTTAAATAAGAAAGAATGAGGTAACGATATGAATAAAACTGAATTACTGTTACAAAGACTAGATGAGATTGGTCAGTCTCTAAAAGATTCGAAAGAAGCACTAGCTTTGCTGGCACTTGGTTCTTGCGGAACAGAAAGAGAACGATTGGATCAGTACTCAGATTTAGACTTCTTTGTTATTGTAAAAGATGGTTACAAGCAGACCTATATCCAAGACCTAACCTGGTTAAGTAAGCTAAAACCAATTGCATTTCACTACCAAAATACAGTGGATGGACATAAAGTTCTATTTGAAGATGATGTTTTTTGTGAATTTGCTGTCTTTGAAGCTCATGAACTAGTAAACATTCCCTTTGCTGAAGGCAAGATTATCTGGAAGGAGGTCGGTTTTGATGAAACAATCTGTCAGCCACAAAGACTGCCATCAAAAGAAAACAGAGACCGTGAATGGCTGTTGGGAGAAATTTCATGTAATCTATATTTAGGGCTAGGTCGCTATCAGCGAGGCGAAAAATTAGCTGCTTATGATTTCATCCAAAACAGATCCGTCAAACTTTGGACTGAACTAATCAGTTTGGAAACAACTTCTAAATCTAATTTTATAGATGTCTTTAATACCAACAGACGATTTGAAGAAGGTTATCCAAAGGAAGCCAAGCAATTGCCTCACTTTTTGCAAGGTTACGAACGCATTTCTGAGTCTGCTCAAGCACTCCTAGAATATCTGGATAAACACTATTCTCTTAACCCATTTATAAAAGAAAAAATTCGTAATTTATTATAAAAAAGACTCTGCCTAAAAAAGCAGAGTCTTTTAAATCTTATTTTAACTTTCCTTTTAGATACTGGCCAGTATAGCTAGCAGAGTTTGCAGCTACTTCTTCTGGTGTACCAGTAGCAATAATAGTACCTCCACCAATACCACCTTCTGGTCCAAGGTCAATAATGTGATCGGCCGTCTTAATAACGTCCAAATTATGTTCGATGACGAGAACCGTGTTGCCATCGTCTACAAAACGTGATAGCACTTGGAGAAGTTTCGCAATATCCTCCGTGTGCAGACCTGTAGTTGGTTCATCCAGAATATAGAAAGACTTACCTGTTGAGCGCTTGTGAAGTTCGCTGGCTAGTTTCATCCGCTGAGCCTCCCCACCAGACAGAGTTGTGGCAGGTTGTCCCAAAGTTACATAACCTAGCCCAACATCTTTAATCGTTTGTAATTTGCGCTCGATTTTCGGAATATGTTTGAAGAATTCGACTGCGTCATTGACCGTCATATCCAAAACTTGTGCGATATTCTTTTCCTTATAATGCACTTCCAAGGTTTCACTATTGTACCGTGTTCCATGGCAAACCTCACAAGGAACATAAACATCTGGTAAAAAGTGCATCTCAATCTTGATAATCCCATCCCCAGAGCAGGCCTCGCAGCGTCCCCCCTTCACATTGAAAGAGAAACGCCCTTTTTTATACCCACGAATCTTAGCTTCGTTGGTCTTAGCAAAGAGGTCGCGAATGTCATCAAAAACGCCAGTATACGTCGCTGGATTGGATCTTGGTGTTCGGCCAATCGGGCTCTGGTCAATATCAATCAAACGATCGATATGCTCAATGCCTGAAATCTTTTTAAATTTCCCCGGTTTATCTGAATTTCGATTGAGCTTTTGCGCAATCGCCTTTTTCAAAATCGAATTAACCAGAGTAGACTTGCCAGAGCCCGAAACGCCTGTCACGGCTATAAATTTTCCTAACGGGAAACGCGCTGTGATATTTTGTAAATTGTGCTCTTGCGCACCTGTGATTTCGATAAAGCGCCCATTTCCAACTCTACGCTTCAGAGGAACTTCAATCTTACGCTTGCCTGACAAGTATTGACCTGTAATGGATTTTTTGTTTTTCGCAACTTGTTCTGGAGTTCCTGCCGCAACAATTTCACCACCAAAAACACCAGCTCCAGGTCCAACATCAATTAACCAATCAGCTTCACGCATGGTGTCCTCATCATGTTCAACAACAATCAGAGTATTGCCCAAATCACGCATTTTCTTGAGACTGGCAATCAAGCGATCATTATCCCGCTGATGAAGACCAATAGAGGGCTCATCCAAGATATAAAGAACACCACTGAGATTGGAACCAATTTGAGTGGCCAGGCGAATCCGCTGGCTCTCCCCACCCGACAATGTTCCCGCAGACCGAGACAGAGTTAAATAATTAAGTCCGACATTATGAAGAAAAGTCAAGCGATCTCGGATTTCTTTGATAATCGGCGTTGCAATGGCCACTTCATTTTCAGTCAAAGTCAGATGAGAAAGTAATTCTAAATGATTTGCAATAGACAAATCAGATACTTGCCCAATATTAAGACCACCTTCACCCCCCACTTTAACAGACAAGGCTTGTGGATTCAATCGATAACCATGGCAGCTTGCACACGTCAGCTCATTCATATAAAGCCGCATCTGGGTACGGGTGAAATCACTATTGGTCTCATGGTAGCGACGGTTGATATTGGTCACGACGCCTTCAAAAGGAATGTCAATATCTCGCACACCACCAAATTCATTCTCATAATGGAAATGAAATTCTCGCCCTTCAGAGCCAAAGAAAATCAGCTGCCGCTCGTCTTCTGTCAGGTCCTCAAATGGCTTATCCATATCAATACCAAATTCCGTCATTGCCTGCTCTAGCATTTGAGGATAGTAATTTGAAGAAATAGGATTCCACGGAGCTAAGGCGCCTTCCCGCAAGGTTTTACTACTGTCAGGAACCACCATATCCAAGTCCACTTCCAACTTCACACCCAGACCGTCACAATCAGGACAAGAGCCGAATGGTGCATTAAAAGAAAAGAGGCGAGGTTCCAACTCAGGTACCGTAAAGCCACAGACTGGACAAGCATAATGCTCGGAAAAGAGTAATTCCTTTCCATCCAT
This Streptococcus anginosus DNA region includes the following protein-coding sequences:
- a CDS encoding M24 family metallopeptidase, with the translated sequence MLSRVEKFEVALKQTERDAVLVTNLKNIYYLTGFSGTEATVFISKNRRIFLTDSRYTLIAKGVVKGFDIVETRDALSEIAKIIADDKIKTIGFDDEISYRYFKTLEELFSDYKLTAMTAFIENLRMIKDEGEIATIRKACQISDQAFLDVLDFIKPGQTTELQVMNFLDARMRQLGASGASFDFIIASGYRSAMPHGVASEKVIQTGETLTMDFGCYYNHYVSDMTRTIHVGHVTDEEREIYDIVLRSNQALIEAAKAGVSRIEFDQVPRKVINDAGYGQYFTHGIGHGIGLDIHEIPYFGKSSEPIEAGMVLTDEPGIYLDGKYGVRIEDDILITDTGCELLTLAPKELIVI
- a CDS encoding Asp23/Gls24 family envelope stress response protein, with translation MATEQLGEIVIAPRVLEKIIAIATAKVDGVYSFANKSMSDSLAKRSLGRGVYLHTASDGEITVDIYLYLEYGVGVPAVAVAIQKAVKSAVSDMAEVELSAVNIHVAGIVPEKTPKPDLKDLFDEDFLND
- the uvrA gene encoding excinuclease ABC subunit UvrA, translated to MQDKIIIHGARAHNLKNIDVTIPRDKLVVVTGLSGSGKSSLAFDTLYAEGQRRYVESLSAYARQFLGNMEKPDVDSIDGLSPAISIDQKTTSKNPRSTVGTATEINDYLRLLYARVGTPYCINGHGAIKASSVEQIVNQVLELPERQRLQILAPVIRKKKGQHKTIFDKIQKDGYVRVRVDGDIYDVTEVPELSKTKKHDIEVVVDRIVIKDGVRSRLFDSIEAALRIADGYVVIDTMDGKELLFSEHYACPVCGFTVPELEPRLFSFNAPFGSCPDCDGLGVKLEVDLDMVVPDSSKTLREGALAPWNPISSNYYPQMLEQAMTEFGIDMDKPFEDLTEDERQLIFFGSEGREFHFHYENEFGGVRDIDIPFEGVVTNINRRYHETNSDFTRTQMRLYMNELTCASCHGYRLNPQALSVKVGGEGGLNIGQVSDLSIANHLELLSHLTLTENEVAIATPIIKEIRDRLTFLHNVGLNYLTLSRSAGTLSGGESQRIRLATQIGSNLSGVLYILDEPSIGLHQRDNDRLIASLKKMRDLGNTLIVVEHDEDTMREADWLIDVGPGAGVFGGEIVAAGTPEQVAKNKKSITGQYLSGKRKIEVPLKRRVGNGRFIEITGAQEHNLQNITARFPLGKFIAVTGVSGSGKSTLVNSILKKAIAQKLNRNSDKPGKFKKISGIEHIDRLIDIDQSPIGRTPRSNPATYTGVFDDIRDLFAKTNEAKIRGYKKGRFSFNVKGGRCEACSGDGIIKIEMHFLPDVYVPCEVCHGTRYNSETLEVHYKEKNIAQVLDMTVNDAVEFFKHIPKIERKLQTIKDVGLGYVTLGQPATTLSGGEAQRMKLASELHKRSTGKSFYILDEPTTGLHTEDIAKLLQVLSRFVDDGNTVLVIEHNLDVIKTADHIIDLGPEGGIGGGTIIATGTPEEVAANSASYTGQYLKGKLK
- the efp gene encoding elongation factor P — its product is MIEASKLKAGMTFETTDGKLIRVLEASHHKPGKGNTVMRMKLRDVRTGSTFDTTYRPEEKFEQAIIETRPAQYLYQMDDTAYFMDTESFEQYEIPVANVEQELKFILENSEVKIQFYGSEVIGVTVPTTVELVVTDTQPSIKGATVTGSGKPATLETGLVVNVPDFIEVGQKLIINTQEGTYVSRA
- the nusB gene encoding transcription antitermination factor NusB, which translates into the protein MTDVQLEARRELRERAFQALMSLEYEKDIVEACRFAYLYDKDMTNDSDVEIPAFLLNLVMGVEQSKNELDDKLSQYLKEGWTLERLTLIEKNILRLGLFEMTEFDTPQLVAINEAIELSKKFSDEKSSKFINGILSKFVIE
- a CDS encoding sigma-70 RNA polymerase sigma factor region 4 domain-containing protein, which gives rise to MEFKELYGKVRGIVLKCRREYYVHLWELSDWEQEGMLVLYQLVSRYPQLVEEDHQLYVYYKTKFRNHILDILRKQESQKRKLDRQAYEEVSEIGHKLSLKELYLDELVILRDQLKSYQSQLSPEKQEQYERLLADERFKGRQAMIRELRAYLKDYSD